A genomic segment from Synergistaceae bacterium encodes:
- a CDS encoding ABC transporter substrate-binding protein — translation MWIFVIVTVVTGLVWTGCGEAAAKDSLTIATAIEPPSLSTVDNDSLATIYIHLLTNNLLVKADPETLNVVPDLAESWENPSDTEWLFHLHKGVKFHHGREFTAEDVIASIANAKKYPATIPYTEEIEKVEAVDKYTVKFTLRQPYSNLLYDLAYHFNYILPKDLLESGHDFSSNPVGTGPYKFVEWSKGNHITLEKFDDYWDATEKPSIKTITWRIIPEGTSRTLALEVGEVDAIYHVETADVQRLKSNPEFYVDQLASVENFYLCINTDIAPFDNVDLRNAIHCAIDREALIAGALNGYGVPSYSSIPMGYWGSWDGNAKPYDVALAKELLKKWGGDPTTVILPILVRTDELVRVATIIQDSLAQVGIKVDVVSVETATWHAKRASGDYVSGITSWSPSNAFTYVMRYHSSKRKSVAGACNDQLVDDLIAQMKSELDADKRLDLIHKIVERVNDLAIQPSLWQGEYFRAYNAKLKGIVSSATGYMRFHTARWTD, via the coding sequence GTGTGGATCTTTGTCATTGTGACGGTTGTGACGGGGCTTGTTTGGACGGGCTGCGGGGAAGCCGCGGCAAAGGACTCTCTCACCATCGCGACGGCGATTGAGCCGCCTTCTCTGAGCACAGTGGACAACGATTCGCTGGCTACCATTTACATTCACCTGCTGACGAACAACCTGCTGGTGAAGGCGGATCCTGAGACGCTCAACGTTGTTCCCGACCTCGCCGAGAGCTGGGAGAACCCCAGCGACACGGAATGGCTCTTCCATTTGCATAAGGGCGTAAAATTCCATCACGGAAGGGAGTTTACGGCGGAAGACGTCATCGCCAGCATCGCCAACGCGAAGAAGTACCCCGCGACCATTCCCTACACCGAGGAAATCGAGAAAGTGGAAGCGGTGGACAAATATACGGTGAAGTTCACTCTGAGACAGCCGTACTCCAACCTGCTTTACGACCTGGCCTATCACTTCAACTACATCCTTCCCAAAGACCTGCTGGAGAGCGGTCACGATTTCAGCTCCAACCCCGTGGGAACGGGCCCCTACAAGTTCGTGGAGTGGAGCAAGGGCAACCACATCACTCTCGAAAAATTCGATGATTACTGGGACGCAACGGAAAAGCCCAGCATCAAAACCATCACCTGGAGGATCATTCCGGAGGGCACTTCCCGCACCCTGGCTCTTGAGGTCGGAGAGGTGGACGCCATCTACCATGTGGAAACGGCGGACGTACAGCGGCTGAAAAGCAACCCGGAGTTTTACGTGGACCAGCTGGCCAGCGTGGAAAACTTCTATCTGTGCATCAACACCGACATCGCTCCCTTCGACAACGTCGATCTGCGCAACGCCATTCATTGCGCCATTGACCGGGAAGCCCTCATCGCAGGCGCTCTGAACGGCTACGGAGTTCCCAGTTACTCCTCGATTCCCATGGGCTACTGGGGTTCCTGGGACGGAAACGCCAAACCCTACGACGTCGCCCTCGCCAAAGAACTGCTCAAAAAGTGGGGAGGCGACCCCACCACGGTGATCCTGCCGATTCTGGTCCGGACCGACGAACTCGTGCGCGTGGCCACGATCATTCAGGACAGCCTCGCCCAGGTGGGAATCAAGGTTGACGTCGTCTCCGTCGAAACGGCGACCTGGCACGCAAAAAGAGCCTCGGGCGATTACGTGTCCGGAATCACATCCTGGTCCCCGTCCAACGCCTTCACCTACGTCATGCGCTACCACAGCAGCAAACGCAAGTCCGTGGCAGGCGCCTGCAACGACCAGCTGGTGGACGACCTGATCGCGCAGATGAAATCCGAGCTGGACGCCGATAAACGCCTTGACCTCATCCACAAAATCGTCGAGCGAGTCAACGACCTCGCCATTCAGCCGTCTCTCTGGCAGGGGGAGTACTTCCGCGCCTACAACGCCAAATTGAAGGGCATCGTGTCGAGCGCCACGGGCTATATGCGTTTCCATACCGCCCGCTGGACGGATTGA
- a CDS encoding ABC transporter permease, with translation MIRYIVKRIITLIPVVLGVTLLVFVIMQLAPGDPARQILGEAAPEEAVEKLRVEMGLRDPVLLRYVRYMTRFVQGDFGTSYIKNRSVASEIASRFPYTVKLAVVAAVLTVVLSIPLGILAAVKQNTIFDNLSMIITLIGISMPVFWLGLLLILQFSLKFRWVPVAGAQSWRSYILPAICLSFVNMSTVARTTRSSMLETIRQDYIRTALAKGVARTKVVHKHAFRNALIPTITVIGIQMSQLLGGSVLVETVFAWPGLGRLMVEAINQRDTPMVLGCVILLTIIFSVLNLIIDLCYGLVDPRIRAQYS, from the coding sequence ATGATCCGATATATCGTCAAACGGATCATCACACTGATTCCTGTGGTGCTGGGGGTGACGCTGCTGGTTTTCGTGATCATGCAGCTCGCCCCGGGCGACCCGGCGAGGCAGATTCTCGGCGAGGCCGCACCGGAGGAGGCCGTTGAGAAACTTCGCGTCGAAATGGGGCTGCGCGACCCGGTTCTTCTGCGGTACGTGCGGTATATGACGCGGTTCGTGCAGGGCGATTTCGGCACCTCCTACATAAAGAACCGCTCCGTGGCCTCCGAGATCGCGTCGCGTTTCCCCTACACCGTCAAACTCGCCGTCGTGGCCGCCGTTCTGACCGTGGTGCTGTCCATCCCGCTGGGGATTCTGGCGGCCGTCAAACAGAACACCATTTTCGACAACCTCAGCATGATCATCACCCTGATCGGAATTTCCATGCCCGTTTTCTGGCTGGGGCTGCTGCTCATTCTGCAGTTTTCCCTGAAGTTTCGATGGGTGCCCGTCGCGGGGGCCCAAAGCTGGCGCAGCTACATTCTGCCCGCCATCTGTCTCTCCTTCGTGAACATGTCCACCGTGGCGAGAACGACCCGATCGTCCATGCTGGAGACCATCCGGCAGGATTATATCCGCACCGCTCTGGCCAAGGGCGTCGCCCGCACAAAAGTCGTGCACAAACACGCTTTCCGCAACGCGCTGATTCCCACCATCACCGTCATCGGCATTCAGATGAGTCAGCTTCTGGGGGGCTCGGTGCTGGTGGAAACGGTTTTCGCCTGGCCCGGACTGGGCAGACTCATGGTAGAGGCCATCAATCAGCGCGACACGCCGATGGTTTTGGGCTGCGTCATTCTCCTCACGATCATTTTTTCTGTGCTGAACCTGATTATCGACCTGTGTTACGGACTGGTCGATCCCCGCATCAGGGCGCAGTACTCCTGA
- a CDS encoding ABC transporter permease — translation MASEIDKARANRFRQYKKNSQSANVWRRFRRNKNSLIGMICLTIIIAAVCSADFFYDYETCAIKQNITERLKPPFSPGHILGTDDLGRDVAARVLHGGRRSLLISFSSVAISLTVGTILGAVAGYYGKTVDNVIMRCIDILMAIPMTMLAIVIVAALGASIRNMIIALAIAQIPSFARVVRSSVLSVRDLEYIEAARALGAKDGTIIFGHVLPNVLSPVIVQIAIRAATAITNAAALSFLGLGVRVPVPEWGSMLSLGRAYIRDYSYLTFIPGLAMMLTILSLNLLGDGLRDALDPRLK, via the coding sequence ATGGCTTCTGAAATCGACAAGGCCAGAGCAAATCGCTTCAGACAGTACAAAAAAAACAGTCAGAGCGCCAACGTGTGGCGCCGGTTCAGGCGCAACAAAAACTCGCTGATCGGGATGATCTGCCTCACGATTATCATCGCTGCCGTCTGCTCGGCGGACTTTTTCTACGACTACGAAACCTGCGCCATCAAACAGAACATCACGGAGCGCCTGAAGCCTCCCTTTTCCCCGGGCCATATTCTGGGGACCGACGACCTGGGGCGCGACGTGGCGGCGCGGGTGCTTCACGGAGGACGCCGCTCGCTTCTGATCAGCTTTTCGTCGGTGGCCATCAGCCTGACGGTGGGAACCATCCTTGGGGCTGTGGCGGGATACTACGGAAAGACGGTGGACAACGTCATCATGAGGTGTATCGACATCCTGATGGCCATCCCCATGACGATGCTGGCCATCGTCATCGTCGCCGCCCTGGGAGCGAGTATCCGGAACATGATCATCGCCCTGGCCATCGCCCAAATTCCCTCGTTCGCCCGGGTGGTGCGCAGTTCCGTCCTGAGCGTTCGGGATCTGGAGTACATCGAGGCCGCCCGGGCCCTTGGGGCCAAAGACGGCACGATCATCTTCGGGCACGTGCTGCCGAACGTTCTGAGCCCCGTCATCGTGCAGATCGCGATTCGCGCGGCGACGGCGATAACCAACGCGGCCGCGCTCAGTTTCCTCGGTCTGGGCGTGCGCGTGCCGGTTCCGGAGTGGGGAAGCATGTTGTCGCTGGGCCGCGCCTACATCCGCGACTACAGTTATCTGACCTTCATCCCCGGACTGGCCATGATGCTGACGATTCTGTCGCTGAACCTTCTGGGCGACGGGCTTCGTGACGCTCTCGACCCCAGGCTGAAATGA
- a CDS encoding ABC transporter ATP-binding protein: protein MNDSGRLALEIQDLSVEYRTDEGTVHAVNGLDLAIESGRALGLVGETGAGKTTAALSVLRLIPEPPGRVTGGRIMLYGEDVFSKSEKEMDDLRGRQVSMIFQDPMTALNPVFTVEDQIAESIEIHENLSRQDSLEKARRTLEMVGIPGGRGREYPHQFSGGMRQRVVIAIALACSPSLLIADEPTTALDVTIQAQVLEMMKELRARYRTSLLMITHDLGVVAEICDDVSVIYAGTVLEHGSLEDVFENTRHPYTEGLFNSLPDLDNRTVRLKPIKGLMPDPTNLPGGCAFHPRCAYAMPICEKEKPGRAFRGEKHFVRCHLYDRDAVEGRLSRR from the coding sequence ATGAACGACTCAGGAAGGCTGGCGCTGGAAATTCAGGACCTTTCCGTCGAATATCGAACGGACGAGGGAACGGTGCACGCGGTGAACGGTCTGGACCTGGCGATTGAAAGCGGCAGAGCGCTGGGACTGGTGGGCGAGACGGGAGCGGGAAAGACGACAGCCGCCCTGTCCGTTCTGCGCCTGATCCCCGAACCGCCCGGTCGGGTGACGGGGGGACGTATCATGCTTTACGGCGAAGACGTCTTCTCCAAATCAGAGAAAGAAATGGACGACCTTCGGGGCCGTCAGGTTTCGATGATCTTTCAGGACCCCATGACGGCGCTCAATCCGGTGTTCACCGTCGAGGATCAGATCGCTGAAAGCATTGAAATCCACGAAAACCTCTCCCGGCAGGACTCGCTGGAAAAGGCGCGCCGAACTCTGGAGATGGTGGGCATACCGGGGGGCCGGGGCCGTGAATATCCTCATCAGTTTTCGGGCGGAATGAGGCAGCGGGTGGTGATTGCCATCGCTCTCGCCTGCTCGCCGTCCCTGCTGATCGCCGACGAGCCCACGACCGCCCTGGACGTGACGATTCAGGCCCAGGTGCTGGAAATGATGAAGGAGCTTCGGGCGCGGTACCGCACGTCCCTTTTGATGATCACCCACGATCTGGGTGTGGTGGCCGAGATCTGCGACGACGTTTCCGTCATTTACGCCGGAACCGTTCTGGAGCACGGAAGCCTGGAGGATGTTTTCGAAAACACGCGTCATCCTTACACGGAGGGCCTGTTCAACTCACTCCCCGATCTGGACAACCGGACGGTCCGGCTCAAACCCATCAAGGGCCTGATGCCCGACCCCACCAATCTGCCGGGAGGCTGCGCTTTTCACCCGCGCTGCGCCTACGCCATGCCGATATGCGAAAAGGAAAAACCCGGCAGGGCGTTTCGCGGAGAAAAGCATTTCGTCCGATGCCACCTCTACGACCGGGACGCCGTGGAAGGGAGGCTTTCACGCAGATGA
- a CDS encoding ATP-binding cassette domain-containing protein: protein MSEVLLDVRGIKKYFKTPKGLLHAVDNVSFTLNRGETMGLVGESGCGKSTAGRVILRLIEATEGEIFFEGHDIRKYGADEMRRKRREMQIIFQDPFSSINPRKTISETIEEPLKLHGLIPDKYERMEKVVEIMETVGLAERLMNAYPHELDGGRRQRVGIARAFALNPKFVVCDEPVSALDVSIQAQILNLMKELQEKTGLAYLFITHDLSVVNHFSDNIAVMYLGEIIETAPAELLFSNPLHPYTQALLSAIPVPNLKKKRQRVLLKGEITSPVEPEPVCRFCNRCLYADERCRQGEPRLQEVESGHKVACFRVGCLG from the coding sequence ATGAGCGAGGTTCTGCTGGATGTGCGCGGCATAAAAAAATATTTCAAAACGCCCAAGGGCCTGCTTCACGCGGTGGACAACGTCAGTTTCACGCTCAACCGCGGCGAAACCATGGGGCTGGTGGGAGAGTCCGGGTGCGGCAAGTCCACGGCCGGCCGGGTCATTCTCCGCCTGATCGAGGCCACAGAGGGGGAAATTTTTTTCGAGGGACACGATATCCGCAAATACGGCGCCGACGAAATGAGGCGAAAGCGCAGGGAAATGCAGATCATTTTCCAGGACCCCTTTTCCTCCATCAACCCCAGGAAAACGATCAGCGAAACGATCGAAGAACCCCTGAAACTGCACGGCCTGATTCCGGACAAATATGAGCGCATGGAAAAAGTCGTGGAAATCATGGAGACCGTGGGACTGGCGGAGCGCCTGATGAACGCTTATCCCCACGAACTCGACGGGGGTCGGCGGCAGCGCGTGGGAATCGCCCGGGCCTTCGCCCTGAACCCGAAATTCGTGGTCTGCGACGAGCCGGTTTCGGCCCTCGACGTTTCCATACAGGCCCAGATTCTCAATCTGATGAAGGAACTTCAGGAAAAAACCGGTCTGGCTTACCTGTTCATCACGCACGACCTGAGCGTGGTCAACCATTTTTCGGACAACATCGCCGTCATGTATTTGGGGGAGATCATCGAAACGGCGCCTGCGGAACTGCTGTTCTCCAACCCGCTTCATCCCTACACTCAGGCCCTGCTTTCCGCCATACCGGTTCCCAATCTGAAGAAAAAGCGCCAGCGCGTGCTGCTGAAGGGCGAGATAACCTCCCCCGTGGAGCCGGAGCCTGTATGCCGCTTTTGCAATCGCTGTCTTTACGCTGATGAACGCTGCCGGCAGGGCGAGCCCCGTCTGCAGGAGGTCGAAAGCGGGCACAAAGTCGCCTGTTTCCGCGTCGGCTGTTTGGGCTGA
- a CDS encoding L-2-amino-thiazoline-4-carboxylic acid hydrolase — translation MNRFKEIELESLQDSWVIMYTFIARELLEKGGFEGERVLREAVRRYGRDRGLSNRRRLLENNVKINLATLFSEGRDRPGEPRFTAKVLRGTREERISDTLICSFADVWKKYDAKHLGRIYCEEFHIASYQAFGFGKTKVNLSRTLTQDGDDRCCFYHTYRPENLTDEERRLSFEEYDEGYVKPDREMPKPEGKSGFRALWIKMYFHFLETAAERWGEDDARSLVGSGLRAAAVEQARVFAEIARSTERVVDEGFLEGHHPLSLGPSPGDETLPEACCALGAQSLLFENYCLTIRKELGLDAA, via the coding sequence ATGAACAGGTTTAAGGAAATCGAGCTGGAAAGTCTTCAGGACAGTTGGGTGATTATGTACACCTTTATCGCGCGCGAGCTGCTGGAAAAGGGCGGGTTCGAGGGAGAAAGAGTCCTGCGCGAGGCGGTCCGCCGTTACGGCAGAGACCGCGGGCTGTCGAACCGCCGGCGGCTCCTGGAGAATAACGTTAAAATCAACCTGGCCACCCTGTTTTCGGAGGGACGGGACCGTCCGGGAGAACCGCGTTTCACGGCGAAGGTGCTGCGGGGCACGCGGGAGGAGCGCATCAGCGACACGCTGATCTGCTCTTTCGCGGACGTGTGGAAAAAATATGACGCCAAACATCTCGGGAGAATCTACTGCGAGGAGTTCCACATCGCCAGCTATCAGGCCTTCGGATTCGGGAAAACGAAGGTGAATCTGAGCCGGACGCTCACCCAGGACGGCGACGATCGCTGCTGTTTTTACCACACGTACCGCCCCGAAAATCTCACCGATGAGGAACGGCGGCTCAGCTTCGAGGAGTACGACGAGGGATACGTCAAACCCGACCGCGAGATGCCCAAACCGGAGGGAAAATCCGGATTCAGGGCGCTTTGGATTAAGATGTACTTTCACTTTCTGGAAACCGCCGCTGAGCGCTGGGGGGAGGACGACGCCAGAAGCCTGGTCGGAAGCGGCCTGAGAGCCGCCGCCGTGGAGCAGGCGCGGGTTTTCGCGGAAATCGCCCGATCGACGGAGCGCGTGGTGGACGAGGGCTTTCTCGAAGGGCATCACCCCCTTTCCCTGGGCCCGTCCCCCGGCGACGAAACTCTGCCGGAGGCCTGTTGCGCGCTGGGGGCTCAGTCCCTGCTTTTCGAAAACTACTGCCTGACGATACGAAAGGAGCTTGGACTCGATGCGGCCTGA
- a CDS encoding L-2-amino-thiazoline-4-carboxylic acid hydrolase: MRPEAEMPGAVTPLKALCSDEAQDRWSHLYRQIAESLEESFGMRGRAVLREGVRQYAALLGREKRAFLEKCGLKTSLKTAANLRGPFPVGVRTDKEWIEHTEQQLFVNIVRCPHAELWNQREKRHLGQLWCEEFYPAYFHSAIGDAVQINMTRVLTNPGDEHCRFSVYLRPANLDLPDRKRCFDGYDPDRKPVLEVPEPEIDFEQRRRLLFSCIKDELRRSLDKTLEDIVNVDL, encoded by the coding sequence ATGCGGCCTGAAGCTGAAATGCCCGGCGCTGTGACGCCGCTCAAAGCGCTTTGTTCGGACGAGGCTCAGGACAGGTGGTCTCATCTGTACCGGCAGATCGCCGAATCGCTGGAGGAGTCCTTCGGCATGAGGGGTCGAGCCGTTTTACGGGAGGGCGTCCGGCAATACGCCGCCCTGTTGGGTCGTGAAAAACGCGCCTTTCTCGAAAAATGCGGGCTGAAAACCAGCCTGAAAACGGCGGCGAACCTCCGGGGGCCTTTTCCCGTCGGCGTCCGGACGGACAAGGAGTGGATCGAACACACGGAACAGCAGCTTTTCGTCAATATCGTGAGATGTCCTCACGCGGAACTGTGGAACCAGCGCGAAAAACGACACCTGGGACAGCTCTGGTGCGAGGAGTTTTACCCGGCGTATTTTCACTCGGCAATCGGGGACGCGGTGCAGATCAATATGACGAGGGTTCTGACCAATCCCGGCGACGAGCACTGCCGTTTTTCCGTGTATCTGAGGCCGGCCAACCTGGACCTGCCGGACCGGAAGCGCTGTTTCGACGGGTACGATCCGGACCGGAAGCCGGTTCTGGAGGTTCCCGAACCGGAAATTGACTTTGAACAGAGGCGCCGTCTGCTCTTTTCCTGCATAAAGGACGAGCTGCGGCGATCTTTGGACAAAACGCTGGAAGACATCGTGAACGTGGATCTTTAA